One stretch of Bradyrhizobium canariense DNA includes these proteins:
- a CDS encoding crotonase/enoyl-CoA hydratase family protein — MTDHLIVTDENTMRVIKLRRPEKKNAITQDMYRMMSDAIDTAQNNPDIRCIIITGGSGVFTAGNDLEEFLHEGTSNADTPRASNAVKFLYSLAHNVKPIIAAVDGIAIGIGTTMLFHCDYVLASNTATFSTPFIHLGLVPEGASSLLMPRTMGHQRAFATLVMGRTMSADDACIAGFVNVVVPPGHTEAEARKVAREICHLPAEAVAISRKLLKTPPEDLTRRIDQESHLFGERMRSKEAVAAFKAFFSRKKA; from the coding sequence ATGACGGATCACCTGATAGTCACCGACGAAAACACGATGCGGGTGATCAAGCTCAGGCGGCCTGAAAAGAAGAATGCGATCACGCAGGACATGTATCGCATGATGAGCGATGCCATCGACACCGCGCAGAACAATCCGGATATCCGCTGCATCATCATCACCGGCGGATCGGGCGTATTCACCGCCGGCAACGATCTCGAGGAATTCCTGCACGAAGGCACGTCGAACGCCGACACGCCGCGCGCCTCCAACGCCGTAAAGTTTCTCTATTCGCTCGCACACAACGTCAAGCCGATCATCGCCGCGGTCGATGGCATCGCGATCGGAATCGGGACCACCATGCTGTTCCATTGCGACTACGTGCTGGCCAGCAACACCGCGACGTTCTCGACGCCGTTCATCCATCTGGGCCTGGTGCCGGAAGGCGCCTCCAGCCTGCTGATGCCGCGCACCATGGGACACCAACGCGCGTTCGCCACGCTGGTGATGGGGCGCACCATGAGCGCCGATGACGCCTGCATCGCAGGTTTCGTCAATGTGGTGGTGCCGCCCGGCCATACCGAAGCCGAGGCCCGCAAGGTCGCGCGCGAGATCTGCCATTTGCCGGCCGAAGCGGTCGCGATCTCGCGCAAGCTTTTGAAGACGCCGCCCGAAGACCTGACGCGCCGGATCGACCAGGAAAGCCACCTGTTCGGCGAGCGCATGCGCTCCAAGGAGGCGGTTGCCGCGTTCAAGGCGTTCTTTTCGCGCAAGAAGGCCTAG
- a CDS encoding histone deacetylase family protein — translation MTLLLSHPASLNHLTPPGHPERPDRIRAVEQVLGESSFDGLTREEAPEGSLDLVTLCHDGHYVEELRHISPSSGLIYLDGDTSMSPGTWEAVMRGVGGAVAAADAVMTGTHHNAFVAMRPPGHHAEANKPMGFCFFDHAAIATRYAQRKYGIARAAVVDFDVHHGNGTQDIFWADPTVMYCSTHQMPLFPGTGASGERGEHDTIVNAPLAPEDGSTKFRAAFDNVILPQLKKFSPELIVISAGFDAHHRDPLASLNLRAEDFGWVTRKLMDVADSSAGGRIVSVLEGGYDLQGLKESVAEHVTALMGT, via the coding sequence ATGACGCTTCTTCTCAGCCATCCGGCAAGCCTCAACCATCTAACGCCGCCAGGACATCCCGAGCGCCCCGATCGAATTCGCGCGGTCGAGCAAGTTCTCGGCGAAAGCAGCTTTGACGGGCTGACGCGCGAGGAAGCGCCCGAAGGCTCGCTCGACCTGGTCACGCTCTGTCACGATGGCCACTACGTCGAAGAGCTTCGGCACATCTCGCCATCAAGCGGACTGATCTATCTCGACGGCGATACGTCGATGTCACCAGGCACATGGGAGGCGGTGATGCGCGGCGTCGGCGGCGCGGTCGCAGCTGCCGACGCGGTCATGACCGGCACCCATCATAATGCATTCGTCGCGATGCGCCCGCCCGGCCATCACGCCGAAGCCAACAAGCCGATGGGCTTCTGCTTTTTCGATCATGCCGCGATCGCCACACGCTACGCCCAGCGCAAATACGGCATCGCCCGTGCCGCGGTGGTCGATTTCGACGTGCATCACGGCAACGGCACCCAGGATATTTTCTGGGCCGACCCGACCGTGATGTATTGCTCGACGCACCAGATGCCACTGTTTCCCGGCACCGGCGCCAGCGGCGAGCGCGGCGAGCACGACACCATCGTCAATGCACCGCTTGCGCCGGAAGACGGCAGCACCAAATTCCGCGCCGCGTTCGACAACGTGATCCTGCCGCAACTGAAGAAATTCAGCCCCGAACTGATCGTCATCTCGGCCGGCTTCGACGCGCATCACCGCGATCCGCTGGCTTCGCTCAATCTCAGGGCGGAAGATTTCGGCTGGGTCACACGCAAATTGATGGACGTCGCGGATAGCAGTGCCGGCGGGCGAATCGTCTCCGTACTCGAGGGCGGATATGATTTGCAAGGCCTGAAAGAGTCAGTGGCGGAACACGTCACGGCATTGATGGGCACGTGA
- a CDS encoding bifunctional metallophosphatase/5'-nucleotidase — MRRSPFQILAAVLLTIMLDPAAPALAQAAPVDVRILAINDLHGYLQPPAGGIRIADPDDKTRKIALAAGGVETMATLVKQLRQQTKNSIFVAAGDLIGASPFLSAMFHDEPTIESLSMMGLEIASVGNHEFDEGVDELLRMQNGGCHPIDKCQGPHPFPGAKFHYLAASTVEKSTGKTIFPPYEIRDFDGIPVAFIGLTLKGTANIVSPVGIAGLEFRDEADTVNALVPELKARGVEAIVVLIHEGGYPTGDYNECPGISGAIVDIVKKFDKAVDVVISGHTHQAYVCDIDGRLVTSGDKYGTIVTAIDLKLDSATRDVISAKADNVIVRTGVYAKDADQTALLASYEKLAAPIADRRAGSITETLSHIPNNAGESPLGDIIADAQLAATQNPTNGGAVAAFTNPGGIRINVTKKEDGAVSYGDLFASQPFRNQLVTLTLTGMQIKNVLEQQWRDPKLPRILQVSNGFNYTWDGAKPYGDHVVADSMSLNGKRIDPAASYRVTVNNYLSVGGDGFTGLKEGLTQQFGVYDIDALYGYFQANSPIGPAAAGRIARIN; from the coding sequence ATGAGACGTTCGCCTTTTCAGATCCTCGCCGCGGTGCTGCTGACGATCATGCTTGATCCGGCCGCGCCCGCGCTGGCCCAGGCCGCTCCCGTCGATGTGAGGATCCTCGCGATCAACGATCTTCATGGCTACCTCCAGCCACCGGCGGGTGGAATTCGCATTGCCGATCCCGACGACAAAACCAGAAAGATCGCGCTGGCGGCCGGCGGCGTCGAGACCATGGCGACCCTGGTCAAGCAACTTCGCCAGCAGACAAAAAACAGCATCTTCGTCGCGGCGGGCGATTTGATCGGCGCCAGCCCGTTTCTGTCGGCGATGTTTCACGACGAGCCCACCATCGAATCGCTGTCGATGATGGGGCTTGAGATCGCGTCGGTCGGCAACCACGAATTCGACGAGGGCGTGGACGAACTGCTCCGGATGCAGAATGGCGGCTGCCATCCGATCGACAAATGCCAGGGACCGCATCCGTTTCCCGGCGCGAAATTCCACTATCTGGCGGCGAGCACGGTCGAGAAGAGCACGGGCAAGACGATATTTCCGCCATACGAGATCAGGGACTTCGACGGCATCCCAGTCGCCTTTATCGGCCTGACGCTGAAGGGGACGGCGAATATCGTGTCGCCTGTCGGTATCGCAGGCCTCGAGTTCAGGGACGAGGCCGACACCGTAAACGCGCTGGTGCCGGAGCTGAAGGCGCGCGGCGTTGAAGCCATCGTCGTGCTGATCCATGAAGGCGGCTATCCGACCGGCGACTACAATGAATGTCCTGGCATATCCGGCGCCATCGTCGATATCGTCAAGAAATTCGATAAGGCTGTCGACGTCGTGATCAGCGGGCACACCCATCAGGCCTATGTCTGCGACATCGACGGCCGGCTCGTCACCTCAGGCGACAAATACGGCACCATCGTCACCGCGATCGATCTGAAGCTCGATTCGGCGACCCGCGACGTCATCAGCGCCAAGGCTGACAACGTTATCGTCCGCACCGGCGTTTACGCCAAGGACGCGGACCAGACCGCATTGCTGGCCTCATATGAAAAGCTCGCCGCGCCGATCGCCGACCGCCGCGCGGGGTCGATCACGGAAACGCTGTCCCACATTCCCAACAACGCCGGCGAGAGCCCGCTCGGAGATATCATCGCCGATGCCCAGCTGGCCGCGACCCAAAACCCAACGAATGGCGGAGCCGTGGCCGCGTTCACCAATCCCGGCGGCATCCGCATCAACGTGACGAAGAAGGAGGACGGTGCGGTAAGCTACGGTGATCTGTTCGCCAGCCAGCCGTTTCGGAACCAGCTGGTGACGCTGACGCTGACCGGGATGCAGATCAAGAATGTGCTGGAACAGCAATGGCGCGACCCGAAACTGCCGCGCATCCTTCAGGTCTCCAACGGTTTCAACTACACATGGGACGGCGCGAAACCCTATGGTGACCACGTGGTGGCCGATAGTATGTCGCTGAACGGCAAGCGCATCGATCCCGCGGCGAGCTACCGGGTGACGGTCAACAACTATCTGTCGGTCGGCGGTGACGGCTTCACCGGCCTGAAGGAAGGGCTCACGCAGCAGTTCGGCGTCTACGACATCGACGCCTTGTACGGATATTTCCAGGCGAACAGTCCGATCGGGCCTGCCGCGGCCGGTCGCATCGCGCGGATCAACTGA
- a CDS encoding 3-oxoacyl-ACP reductase family protein, which yields MMLTGKRALVTGASRGIGASIAKALAAEGADVAITYEKSAERAAEVVRAIEAHGRRAVAIQADSADVTAVQASVERTVAKLGGLDILVNNAGILRVAELKDISLEDIDAILNVNVRAPIVASKAALAHLTKGGRIITIGSFFADRVPASVLSVYAGSKSALVAFTKGLARELGPKEITVNLVQPGSIDTDMNPTNGPFAGTLQQITALGRYGAVEDIANAVAFLASAKAQYITGSALTVDGGAIA from the coding sequence ATGATGCTAACGGGAAAGCGGGCCCTGGTGACAGGCGCGAGCAGAGGGATTGGCGCATCGATCGCCAAGGCGCTGGCCGCCGAGGGCGCGGATGTGGCGATCACCTATGAGAAATCCGCGGAGCGTGCCGCAGAGGTGGTCCGCGCGATCGAAGCGCACGGGCGTCGGGCCGTGGCGATCCAGGCCGACAGCGCTGATGTCACCGCTGTCCAGGCTTCGGTCGAGAGGACGGTCGCCAAACTGGGCGGCCTCGACATCCTCGTCAACAATGCCGGGATTCTTCGGGTGGCGGAGCTGAAGGACATCTCGCTCGAGGATATTGACGCAATCCTGAACGTCAACGTGCGCGCGCCGATCGTCGCAAGCAAGGCCGCGCTGGCCCACCTCACCAAGGGCGGTCGCATCATCACCATCGGAAGTTTCTTCGCCGACCGCGTGCCTGCCTCGGTCCTCAGCGTATACGCGGGGTCGAAGTCGGCGCTGGTCGCATTCACAAAAGGTCTGGCGCGGGAGCTTGGCCCCAAGGAGATCACGGTCAACCTCGTGCAGCCGGGCTCGATCGACACCGACATGAACCCGACAAACGGCCCGTTCGCCGGCACGCTCCAGCAAATCACCGCACTCGGCCGTTATGGCGCGGTCGAGGACATTGCCAACGCTGTGGCGTTCCTGGCGAGCGCCAAAGCTCAGTACATTACCGGCTCGGCGTTGACCGTCGACGGCGGCGCGATCGCCTAG
- a CDS encoding DUF1488 domain-containing protein, translating to MRRAVRFWGHDSAMEASFFINEEALRRIQPDAGPDESGFLNAFDSNRDLICAAAAKLYTRGSRGSYDLVAANF from the coding sequence ATGCGGCGTGCCGTGCGATTTTGGGGACACGACAGCGCGATGGAAGCATCATTTTTTATAAATGAAGAGGCCTTGAGGCGAATTCAACCAGATGCCGGCCCCGATGAATCGGGCTTTCTGAACGCGTTCGATTCCAACCGTGATTTGATCTGTGCCGCCGCGGCCAAGCTCTATACGCGCGGAAGCAGAGGTTCTTATGATCTGGTTGCCGCAAATTTTTGA
- a CDS encoding DEAD/DEAH box helicase, translating to MTFLTTSPPLARALAERNYNQPTPVQTAVLADAAAGRDLLVSAQTGSGKTVAYGLAIAKNLLGDAERFEQAAAPLALIVAPTRELALQVHRELAWLYQHADGRVVSCVGGMDPRREQRELAEGAHIVVGTPGRLCDHLRRGRLDISELRAVVLDEADEMLDLGFREDMEFILKTTPDTRRTLLFSATLPRGIVALAKQYQHQAFRVEVTGDEGGHADIEYRAIRIAASDVEHAVVNVLRFFESPSALVFCNTRNAVRHLQATLLERGFSVVALSGELTQNERTQALQSLRDGRARVCVATDVAARGIDLPNLDLVIHADLPNDAEVMQHRSGRTGRAGRKGVSVLLVPPARRRRAEVLLNLAGIDAVWGTAPTAEEIRKLDQERMLQDALFAQETTADDLILARALLAERSPEDVAAALARLYRARLPSPEDILDPGQGTGRSRDDRSREKDSRAPRGDDRVAGPRSKTGKSSPRHGMAEGSVWFRAAIGRRKNAEARWLLPMICRRGGIDKQDIGAIRIMDTTTEFEISERVADSFAVKIRRPDKEDNIRIEPLGNAPQGQAPSEQRLHTPPREGKETDRGARQNSSARDERGPRQHGKSHNETGSRFDNEAGPNRKKRHQDKSDHARQPQLASASAVKPAFGKKAKKAKKDRGGSQLRPHR from the coding sequence GTGACATTCTTGACCACAAGCCCGCCGCTCGCCCGAGCCTTGGCGGAGCGCAACTACAATCAGCCGACTCCTGTCCAGACCGCGGTGCTTGCGGACGCAGCTGCCGGCCGCGACCTGCTTGTTTCGGCGCAAACCGGCTCGGGAAAAACTGTCGCCTATGGACTGGCCATTGCAAAGAATCTTCTGGGCGATGCCGAGCGATTCGAGCAGGCTGCCGCACCCCTTGCACTGATCGTGGCGCCAACGCGGGAACTCGCTTTGCAGGTGCATCGCGAACTCGCATGGCTCTATCAGCATGCGGATGGGCGCGTCGTTTCCTGCGTTGGCGGCATGGATCCGCGCCGCGAACAGCGCGAGCTTGCCGAGGGCGCTCATATCGTGGTCGGCACGCCGGGACGGCTGTGCGATCACCTGCGGCGCGGCCGTCTCGACATCTCGGAATTGAGGGCTGTCGTGCTGGACGAGGCGGACGAAATGCTGGATCTGGGTTTTCGCGAGGACATGGAGTTCATCCTCAAGACCACGCCGGACACCCGCCGCACGTTGCTGTTCTCGGCGACTTTGCCGCGCGGCATCGTGGCGCTGGCGAAGCAGTATCAACATCAGGCCTTTCGCGTCGAGGTCACAGGCGATGAAGGTGGCCACGCCGATATCGAGTACCGGGCCATCCGGATCGCTGCGAGCGATGTCGAACATGCGGTCGTCAACGTACTGCGATTTTTTGAATCACCGAGCGCACTTGTGTTTTGCAACACGAGAAACGCCGTCCGGCATTTGCAGGCGACGCTTCTGGAGCGCGGTTTCTCGGTGGTCGCCCTCTCCGGAGAGTTGACACAGAACGAGCGAACCCAGGCGCTGCAATCCTTGCGCGATGGACGTGCTCGCGTCTGCGTGGCCACCGACGTGGCGGCGCGCGGCATTGATCTGCCGAATCTTGACCTCGTCATTCACGCCGATCTGCCGAATGACGCGGAGGTCATGCAACATCGCTCCGGCCGCACCGGTCGTGCGGGTCGAAAGGGTGTGAGTGTCCTGCTGGTGCCGCCCGCGCGAAGGCGACGCGCGGAAGTGCTGCTGAATCTGGCAGGCATCGACGCCGTATGGGGCACAGCCCCCACCGCGGAAGAAATTCGCAAGCTCGATCAGGAGCGCATGCTGCAAGACGCTTTGTTCGCGCAGGAAACGACCGCCGACGATCTGATCCTGGCGCGGGCTTTGCTCGCCGAGCGGTCACCTGAGGATGTCGCCGCGGCGCTGGCGCGGCTCTATCGGGCGCGGCTTCCTTCGCCCGAGGACATTCTCGATCCCGGCCAAGGCACCGGCCGATCCCGTGACGATCGCAGTCGGGAAAAAGATAGCCGAGCGCCGCGCGGCGACGATCGGGTTGCCGGACCGCGGTCGAAGACGGGGAAATCATCGCCACGCCATGGTATGGCGGAGGGCAGCGTGTGGTTTCGCGCCGCCATTGGACGCAGGAAGAATGCGGAAGCGCGCTGGCTGTTGCCGATGATTTGCCGGCGTGGCGGCATCGACAAGCAAGACATTGGCGCCATCCGGATTATGGACACGACCACCGAGTTCGAAATTTCCGAGCGGGTTGCGGACTCGTTTGCCGTCAAAATCCGGCGTCCCGACAAGGAAGACAACATTCGGATCGAGCCGCTGGGAAATGCGCCGCAGGGGCAGGCGCCTTCGGAACAGCGGTTACACACGCCGCCGCGCGAAGGCAAAGAGACCGACCGCGGCGCTCGTCAGAACAGTAGCGCGCGTGATGAGCGCGGGCCGAGGCAGCACGGCAAGTCTCACAACGAAACCGGATCGAGATTTGACAATGAAGCCGGTCCCAACAGGAAAAAGCGACACCAGGACAAGTCCGACCACGCGCGACAGCCGCAGCTTGCCAGCGCGTCTGCGGTGAAACCTGCATTCGGAAAGAAGGCAAAGAAGGCAAAGAAAGATCGCGGCGGCTCCCAACTTCGTCCCCACCGCTGA
- a CDS encoding ring-cleaving dioxygenase → MQLTGIHHLTAISAKPRENLAFYTGLLGMRLVKKTVNQDDVSAYHLFYADGKANPGTDLTFFDFPAAPERRGSNSISRTGLRVAGESSLGFWRDRLRKAGGHAGDVVEVDGRLTLPFEDQEGQRLVLVDDGGAGSASPWERSTVPAQHQIRGLGPIVLNVHDVARTEQVLTGVMNMRRVRDYAAPDAPAQVHVFAMGEGGPAAELHVIEQKDLPMARQGAGGVHHVAFRTHDDVQYHAWTQRLNELGIPNSGEVDRFYFRSLYFREPNGILFEIATDGPGFASDETMETLGEKLALPPFLEPRRKQIEAGLKPLG, encoded by the coding sequence ATGCAGTTAACGGGAATTCACCATCTCACGGCGATTTCGGCGAAACCGCGGGAGAATCTGGCCTTTTACACCGGCCTGCTCGGCATGCGTCTGGTGAAGAAGACCGTCAATCAGGATGACGTCAGCGCATACCACCTGTTCTACGCCGACGGCAAAGCCAACCCCGGCACCGACCTGACATTCTTCGATTTCCCGGCCGCGCCCGAGCGCCGCGGCAGCAACAGCATTTCGCGCACGGGACTGCGGGTCGCCGGAGAGAGCAGCCTTGGGTTTTGGCGGGATCGCCTCAGGAAAGCCGGCGGCCATGCCGGCGATGTCGTCGAAGTCGACGGCCGGCTGACGCTGCCGTTTGAAGATCAGGAAGGTCAACGTCTGGTGCTGGTCGATGACGGTGGCGCGGGTTCGGCATCGCCGTGGGAGCGCAGCACCGTGCCGGCGCAGCATCAAATTCGCGGCCTCGGCCCGATCGTGCTCAACGTGCATGACGTTGCGCGCACCGAACAGGTCCTGACCGGCGTCATGAACATGCGACGGGTGCGCGACTATGCGGCGCCGGATGCACCGGCGCAGGTGCATGTATTCGCCATGGGCGAGGGCGGTCCGGCCGCCGAGCTTCATGTGATCGAGCAGAAGGACTTGCCGATGGCGCGGCAAGGCGCGGGCGGCGTGCATCACGTTGCGTTCCGCACGCACGACGACGTGCAGTACCACGCCTGGACGCAACGGCTGAACGAACTTGGCATCCCCAACAGCGGCGAGGTCGACCGGTTTTATTTTCGCAGCCTTTATTTTCGTGAGCCCAACGGTATTCTGTTTGAGATCGCCACCGACGGACCCGGCTTTGCCTCCGACGAGACGATGGAAACGCTCGGCGAAAAACTGGCGCTGCCGCCGTTTCTGGAACCGCGCCGCAAGCAGATCGAGGCGGGGCTGAAGCCGCTCGGATAG
- a CDS encoding exodeoxyribonuclease VII small subunit has translation MAENTQMDVKKLSFERAIEELESIVKRLEEGKVPLEESVAIYERGESLKRRCEELLRQAEARVDKITTDATGQVTGTEPLDVQ, from the coding sequence ATGGCCGAAAACACCCAAATGGACGTCAAGAAACTGAGCTTCGAGCGCGCGATCGAGGAGCTTGAATCGATCGTCAAGCGCCTCGAGGAGGGCAAGGTGCCGCTCGAGGAATCCGTCGCCATCTACGAGCGGGGCGAGTCCTTGAAGAGGCGGTGCGAGGAACTGCTGCGGCAGGCGGAAGCCCGGGTCGACAAGATCACCACCGACGCCACCGGACAGGTGACCGGTACCGAGCCGCTCGACGTTCAATGA
- a CDS encoding TetR/AcrR family transcriptional regulator, translated as MAITGRPRGFDRDAALEAAMLLFWRKGFAAASMNDLCDAMSIRSPSLYAAFGSKEALYLEAVEHYVQTIGPPVWDKLAEGTTARAGVENLLLAGTETLPESGAMPAGCMAMLAAVSDEWPAAITDVVGKVRLEVLGKLRSRLKTGVAEGELPASTDIDGLSRFYLSVFQGMAIQARDGATPAELRSIATAAMAAWPSNGRK; from the coding sequence ATGGCGATTACCGGGCGACCCAGGGGATTTGATCGCGACGCGGCGCTCGAGGCTGCCATGCTGCTGTTTTGGCGCAAGGGCTTCGCGGCGGCCTCGATGAACGACCTGTGCGACGCCATGAGCATCCGTTCGCCGAGCCTTTACGCGGCCTTCGGCAGCAAGGAGGCGCTCTATCTCGAAGCGGTCGAGCATTACGTCCAGACCATCGGACCTCCGGTCTGGGACAAGCTTGCGGAAGGGACGACCGCTCGCGCCGGTGTTGAAAACCTTCTGCTTGCGGGGACCGAGACGCTGCCGGAATCCGGGGCGATGCCAGCGGGTTGCATGGCGATGCTGGCGGCCGTCAGCGACGAGTGGCCGGCCGCGATTACCGACGTCGTCGGCAAGGTCCGACTTGAAGTGCTGGGCAAGTTGCGGTCGCGCCTGAAAACTGGCGTGGCCGAAGGCGAACTGCCCGCCTCGACGGACATCGATGGCCTAAGCCGGTTCTATCTGAGCGTCTTCCAGGGGATGGCAATCCAGGCGCGAGACGGCGCCACCCCGGCCGAATTGAGAAGCATCGCCACAGCGGCCATGGCGGCTTGGCCGAGCAACGGGAGGAAATAG
- a CDS encoding DUF5107 domain-containing protein, whose amino-acid sequence MAIHAPSPARVRFAVAVLSAAVLSVMGAFHAVVRAASPVPDTVSLRESTMTWSTVKYATDAENGFVSGSLDEKTIVDHTFKTYVLENRYLKVTLVPEFGGRIISIIYKPTGHEQLYRAEVGVPYGMKGGTFYYDWMMVYGGIFPTFPDPEHGKTWLKPWDFKVVKEGASEVTVSMSLKDDFAYSAAPKRFRPGSTGIEATTYVTLKADRAALDARVVLKNPQDKTIDYEYWTCTTLAPGSDPNNPKTTGGAEIIAPIQAYTTPHWSANLADGDKSLGPGRSRFEKLRYFRNWPTMGIAYAAPDMQGGNFWGVINHDNEEGIIRIADNTVTPGLKMWTWGYQSFTNETDARKDPEPQQPYVELWAGVSDQFFHSANFPALGKVSVSETYSPTVGMSNVTQANENILINLSAEASGVNLQFFSIEPDTPLRVTLKRGGAVLFDDTVQADPKNGNRISATIPEGLSGEQIQLTIRTAEGSELIAAETKIK is encoded by the coding sequence ATGGCAATTCATGCTCCCTCGCCTGCCCGTGTCCGTTTCGCGGTCGCGGTGCTTTCGGCAGCGGTACTTTCAGTGATGGGTGCGTTTCATGCCGTCGTGCGTGCGGCATCGCCTGTGCCCGACACAGTGTCTCTCCGCGAGTCGACGATGACGTGGAGCACCGTCAAGTACGCGACCGATGCGGAGAACGGCTTCGTCAGCGGGTCGCTCGACGAGAAGACCATCGTCGATCACACCTTCAAGACCTACGTGCTCGAGAATCGTTATCTGAAGGTGACGCTGGTGCCCGAATTCGGCGGGCGCATTATTTCCATCATTTACAAGCCGACCGGCCACGAACAACTTTATCGCGCCGAAGTCGGCGTGCCCTACGGGATGAAGGGCGGCACTTTTTATTACGACTGGATGATGGTGTATGGTGGCATCTTCCCGACGTTCCCGGATCCCGAGCACGGCAAGACGTGGCTGAAGCCGTGGGATTTCAAGGTGGTGAAGGAGGGTGCCAGCGAAGTGACGGTGTCGATGTCGCTGAAAGACGATTTCGCCTATAGCGCGGCGCCGAAGAGGTTCAGGCCGGGCTCGACGGGCATCGAAGCGACCACCTATGTCACGCTGAAAGCCGATCGCGCCGCGCTCGATGCGCGCGTGGTGCTGAAAAATCCGCAGGACAAGACGATCGACTACGAGTACTGGACCTGCACGACGCTCGCGCCGGGATCGGACCCAAACAACCCCAAAACGACCGGTGGCGCCGAAATCATCGCGCCGATCCAAGCCTACACCACGCCCCACTGGTCGGCCAACCTGGCCGACGGCGACAAGAGCCTGGGTCCGGGCCGGAGCCGTTTTGAAAAGCTGCGCTATTTCCGGAACTGGCCGACGATGGGCATCGCCTACGCGGCGCCCGATATGCAGGGCGGGAATTTCTGGGGCGTGATCAACCACGACAACGAAGAGGGGATCATCCGCATCGCCGACAATACGGTTACGCCGGGCCTGAAAATGTGGACGTGGGGATACCAGTCATTTACGAACGAAACCGACGCGCGCAAAGACCCGGAGCCGCAGCAGCCTTACGTCGAATTATGGGCGGGGGTGTCGGACCAGTTTTTCCACAGCGCCAACTTTCCCGCATTGGGCAAAGTATCGGTTTCGGAAACCTACAGCCCAACCGTCGGCATGAGCAACGTGACGCAGGCGAACGAGAACATCTTGATCAATCTCTCGGCCGAGGCGTCCGGCGTTAATCTTCAGTTCTTCAGTATCGAACCGGACACGCCGCTGCGCGTCACGCTGAAACGCGGCGGCGCGGTATTGTTCGACGACACCGTGCAGGCCGACCCGAAAAACGGAAATCGCATTTCCGCGACGATTCCTGAAGGCCTCAGCGGCGAACAAATACAGCTGACGATCAGGACCGCGGAAGGCAGTGAACTGATCGCAGCCGAGACAAAAATAAAATAA